In a single window of the Lentisphaera araneosa HTCC2155 genome:
- a CDS encoding RtcB family protein — protein MNFNVLSDEKGRGLVKAWTKGVPFEPEAEKQVRKAAQMPFIYKWIALMPDVHLGKGATIGSVIPTKGAIIPAAVGVDIGCGMMAVQTSLKANDLPDSLAKIRLAIEAACPHGDFSSRSANHKKGGWKEAPASVAKAWENLEDGYQKIIAKNPQSETRRHPVQQLGSLGGGNHFIELCLDESECVWIMLHSGSRGIGNRIGMSYINKAKKDMEKWMINLPDKDLAYFPEGTEHFDDYCDAVQWAQDYAKTNRFMMMENLIQELRNSGELPPFTTNKMAVNCHHNYVEKENHFGENVLVTRKGAVRAREGELGIIPGSMGAKSFIVRGKGNQESFCSCSHGAGRAMSRTAARKKYSIEDQIKATQGVECRKDVGVIDEIPMAYKDIDAVMTAQNDLVDIVHTLKQVVCVKG, from the coding sequence ATGAATTTTAATGTTTTGTCAGATGAGAAAGGAAGAGGTTTGGTGAAAGCCTGGACGAAAGGTGTGCCTTTTGAACCCGAGGCAGAAAAGCAGGTGAGAAAAGCTGCTCAGATGCCTTTTATCTACAAATGGATCGCTTTGATGCCAGATGTTCACCTTGGTAAAGGTGCGACAATTGGGAGTGTGATTCCAACTAAGGGGGCGATTATTCCCGCGGCAGTTGGGGTCGATATTGGTTGCGGAATGATGGCGGTGCAAACTTCTTTGAAGGCGAATGATCTACCAGATAGTTTGGCTAAGATTCGTTTGGCTATTGAAGCAGCTTGTCCTCATGGAGATTTTTCGAGTCGCTCGGCGAATCATAAAAAGGGTGGATGGAAAGAAGCACCTGCGTCGGTGGCTAAAGCTTGGGAAAACTTAGAAGATGGCTATCAAAAAATCATTGCCAAAAACCCGCAGTCTGAGACGCGTCGTCACCCTGTCCAGCAGCTAGGAAGTTTGGGTGGTGGGAATCATTTTATTGAACTTTGCCTAGATGAATCAGAATGTGTTTGGATTATGTTGCACTCGGGTTCGAGAGGAATCGGGAATCGTATCGGAATGTCTTATATCAACAAGGCAAAAAAAGATATGGAAAAATGGATGATCAATCTTCCAGATAAAGATCTCGCTTATTTTCCAGAAGGTACGGAGCACTTTGATGATTACTGTGACGCCGTTCAATGGGCTCAAGATTATGCAAAAACCAATCGTTTTATGATGATGGAAAACTTGATTCAAGAATTGCGAAATTCAGGTGAGTTGCCTCCCTTTACGACCAATAAGATGGCGGTGAACTGTCACCATAACTACGTTGAAAAAGAAAATCACTTTGGTGAAAATGTTCTCGTGACTAGAAAAGGCGCCGTTCGTGCTCGTGAAGGTGAATTGGGTATTATTCCTGGAAGCATGGGAGCGAAATCTTTTATTGTTCGCGGTAAAGGGAATCAAGAAAGTTTTTGTAGCTGTTCCCACGGGGCGGGGCGTGCTATGTCGAGAACGGCGGCGCGTAAAAAGTACTCAATCGAGGACCAAATCAAGGCAACGCAAGGGGTGGAATGTCGAAAAGATGTTGGGGTGATTGATGAAATCCCGATGGCGTACAAAGATATTGATGCCGTGATGACTGCTCAAAACGACTTGGTCGATATCGTTCATACACTGAAACAAGTTGTTTGTGTGAAAGGTTAG
- a CDS encoding phosphoglycerate kinase, translating into MKMKKTVDDVNFEGKRTFIRCDFNVPVVDGAISNDLRIVSALPTIKKVLADGGRAVLASHMGRPKGQRDEKFSLKLVAARLTELLDQDVALLNDCFGADVETAVNALENGQVVLLENVRFHAAETSKDAADIEGMAAEFAKFTDIFVGDAFGSAHRAHASVVGLSKHVEAVSGYLMAKELEYFGKVLESPEKPVVAILGGAKVSDKIMLIENMLDKVDKVIVGGGMAYTFQYAQGRDVGNSLLEKDKAELALSLIEKAKAKGVELILPLDTVIADDFSADANTEVVTGDIKAGWEGIDVGPAAVEQFSAAVADAKVVVWNGPLGVFEIEPFSHGTRGMGEVLAKSSATTIIGGGDTASAVVKFGIADQMSHISTGGGASLELLEGKVLPGVDCLNEK; encoded by the coding sequence ATAAAAATGAAAAAAACTGTTGATGATGTAAACTTCGAAGGAAAAAGAACCTTCATTCGTTGCGATTTTAACGTACCTGTAGTTGATGGTGCAATTAGTAACGATCTTCGTATTGTTTCCGCTCTACCTACAATCAAAAAAGTTCTTGCTGACGGTGGTCGTGCCGTTCTCGCTTCTCACATGGGCCGTCCAAAAGGCCAACGCGATGAGAAATTCAGTCTCAAACTCGTAGCTGCACGCCTCACTGAGCTCCTCGATCAAGATGTTGCACTTCTTAACGATTGCTTCGGCGCTGACGTTGAAACCGCTGTAAACGCTCTCGAAAACGGCCAAGTAGTTCTTCTCGAAAACGTTCGTTTCCACGCTGCAGAAACTTCAAAAGACGCTGCTGATATCGAAGGCATGGCTGCGGAATTCGCAAAATTCACTGACATCTTTGTTGGCGATGCTTTTGGTTCTGCTCACCGTGCTCACGCTTCTGTCGTCGGTCTCTCTAAACACGTTGAAGCTGTGTCTGGTTACCTCATGGCTAAAGAACTCGAGTACTTCGGTAAAGTTCTTGAATCACCCGAAAAGCCTGTTGTGGCTATCCTCGGTGGTGCAAAAGTATCTGACAAGATCATGCTTATCGAAAACATGCTCGACAAAGTTGACAAAGTCATTGTCGGCGGTGGCATGGCTTACACTTTCCAATACGCTCAAGGTCGCGATGTTGGTAACTCACTCCTCGAAAAAGACAAAGCTGAACTCGCACTTTCTCTCATTGAAAAAGCTAAAGCTAAAGGCGTCGAGCTTATCCTTCCTCTTGATACTGTAATTGCTGATGACTTTTCTGCTGATGCCAACACTGAAGTTGTCACAGGCGACATCAAAGCTGGTTGGGAAGGCATTGACGTAGGCCCTGCGGCAGTAGAACAATTTTCTGCAGCTGTTGCTGACGCAAAAGTTGTCGTTTGGAATGGTCCTTTAGGCGTATTCGAAATCGAGCCTTTCTCACACGGTACTCGTGGCATGGGTGAAGTTCTCGCTAAGTCTTCTGCTACAACGATCATCGGTGGCGGCGACACAGCCTCTGCAGTAGTTAAGTTTGGTATTGCAGATCAAATGTCACACATCTCCACTGGTGGCGGTGCTTCCCTCGAGCTTCTCGAAGGTAAAGTCCTCCCAGGTGTTGATTGCTTAAACGAAAAGTAA
- a CDS encoding slipin family protein, giving the protein MIKVKEYERALKFVKGEFKAVLKAGRYFAKPLANVQFEIYDVRQLQLKSEHLDFIWRNRDWATDMEIVKVLEGERGILKINGRVERFLEPGIHAYWTVFEKVEIEIYKVSKVFVHADLENMSRRAEIFPDLEFFSLEDNKRALITVNGRFYDVFSASIFAFWKEGNKVEVESLSVDEVFINHSRMNDMLRSSSALVEKVDVNAGQIALVNIDGKLEHRFEEGRYAYWKNIRKVDVTIVDLRESTFEISGQEIMTEDKVSLRVNALVTYKVQDAVKAIQEFQDYQAALYKEAQMILRSAIGARDLDSLLSDKESLEQFVESSIKDAGLKMGLAVRSLGLKDIILPGDMKDILNRVTEARKVAEASYITRREETAAMRSQANTAKIMEQNPILLKLREIEMAEKVANNADITIIAGDKSVIDGMRSLA; this is encoded by the coding sequence ATGATAAAAGTAAAAGAATATGAAAGAGCCTTAAAATTTGTAAAAGGTGAGTTTAAAGCCGTATTAAAAGCTGGGCGCTATTTTGCGAAACCCTTGGCAAACGTGCAGTTCGAAATCTACGATGTACGACAATTGCAATTAAAGAGTGAGCATTTGGACTTTATCTGGAGAAATCGCGATTGGGCGACTGATATGGAAATCGTCAAAGTCTTAGAAGGAGAGCGCGGGATCTTGAAAATTAATGGTCGAGTCGAGAGATTTTTAGAGCCTGGGATTCATGCTTATTGGACGGTTTTTGAAAAAGTTGAGATTGAGATCTATAAAGTGTCCAAAGTTTTTGTTCACGCTGATTTAGAGAATATGTCTCGCAGAGCAGAAATTTTTCCCGATTTAGAGTTCTTCTCTTTGGAAGATAATAAGCGCGCTTTGATTACTGTGAACGGTCGCTTCTATGATGTGTTTTCGGCGTCTATTTTCGCCTTTTGGAAAGAAGGTAACAAGGTAGAAGTCGAATCTTTGTCAGTGGATGAGGTCTTCATCAATCACTCACGTATGAATGATATGCTTCGTTCCAGTTCGGCTTTAGTCGAAAAAGTGGATGTGAACGCCGGTCAAATTGCCTTAGTGAATATCGATGGGAAATTAGAACATCGTTTTGAAGAAGGTCGATACGCTTACTGGAAGAACATTCGAAAAGTCGATGTGACAATTGTGGATTTACGTGAGTCAACTTTTGAAATCAGTGGTCAGGAGATTATGACTGAGGATAAAGTGTCTTTGCGAGTCAATGCTTTAGTGACTTATAAAGTGCAAGATGCTGTGAAAGCAATCCAAGAATTCCAGGACTATCAAGCAGCCTTGTACAAAGAAGCTCAAATGATTTTGCGTAGTGCCATCGGTGCGCGTGATTTAGATAGTTTGTTGAGTGATAAGGAGAGCTTGGAGCAGTTCGTTGAATCCAGCATTAAAGATGCAGGTTTGAAAATGGGTTTAGCGGTTCGTTCCTTGGGTTTGAAAGATATCATATTGCCTGGCGATATGAAAGATATTTTAAACCGAGTGACTGAAGCACGCAAAGTGGCTGAGGCTTCTTACATTACTCGTCGAGAAGAGACTGCGGCGATGCGTTCTCAAGCGAACACTGCAAAGATCATGGAACAGAATCCTATCTTGTTAAAGTTGCGTGAGATTGAGATGGCCGAGAAAGTGGCCAACAATGCGGACATAACAATCATCGCGGGTGATAAGAGCGTGATTGATGGGATGAGATCTTTGGCTTAA
- the rtcA gene encoding RNA 3'-terminal phosphate cyclase — MNEVIHIDGSLGEGGGQVLRTSLALSMIMGKRVEFKNIRAGRAKPGLMRQHLACVRAAQKICGARVKGDELKSLHLSFQPGKIKSGDYHFSVGSAGSASLVLQTVLPALMLAEGFSSLELEGGTHNPMAPPFDFLEKAFLPQLKKMGVEVDVDLLTWGFFPAGGGHMKVKIYPVEKLKSLSLMERGKLISRKAEAWVSSIPLSIAESEVKVLSEKLEWNEIFAKKVIDPKGPGNIIMALQEYENVTEFTSSFGERGLKAARVADRLVREVRKYQLSEAPVGEYLADQLLLPMALSGKGELLCTELSSHSLTNMEVIQKFVDVSFSVEERKDGICVRLN, encoded by the coding sequence ATGAATGAAGTTATACATATAGATGGATCTCTCGGTGAGGGGGGTGGTCAAGTTTTGCGTACTTCACTAGCTTTGAGTATGATCATGGGGAAGCGCGTTGAATTTAAAAATATTCGAGCTGGGCGTGCGAAGCCAGGCTTGATGCGACAACATCTCGCCTGTGTGCGAGCTGCGCAAAAAATTTGTGGGGCGCGTGTCAAAGGGGATGAACTTAAATCGCTTCATCTAAGTTTTCAGCCTGGGAAAATTAAATCAGGTGATTATCACTTTAGTGTCGGCTCTGCGGGAAGTGCGAGTTTAGTGCTTCAAACGGTTTTACCTGCGCTAATGTTGGCGGAGGGTTTTAGTAGTCTTGAATTGGAAGGTGGGACTCACAATCCTATGGCGCCGCCCTTTGACTTTTTGGAAAAAGCTTTTTTACCTCAATTGAAGAAAATGGGTGTTGAAGTTGATGTGGACTTATTGACTTGGGGTTTCTTTCCTGCTGGTGGAGGGCACATGAAAGTGAAAATTTATCCAGTTGAGAAACTCAAGTCATTATCACTAATGGAGCGAGGGAAATTGATCAGTCGAAAAGCCGAAGCTTGGGTCTCTTCCATTCCTTTGTCGATAGCTGAGTCAGAGGTAAAAGTACTCAGTGAAAAACTTGAATGGAATGAGATATTTGCGAAGAAAGTAATAGATCCTAAGGGGCCAGGAAATATCATTATGGCTTTGCAGGAGTATGAAAATGTGACGGAATTCACAAGTTCATTTGGCGAGCGTGGACTGAAGGCAGCACGAGTCGCTGACAGGTTGGTTCGCGAAGTTCGCAAATATCAGCTGAGCGAAGCTCCCGTTGGAGAATATCTGGCTGATCAGCTTCTCTTGCCCATGGCTTTATCAGGTAAGGGGGAGCTTTTATGCACCGAACTTTCGAGCCACAGCCTTACTAATATGGAGGTGATTCAAAAGTTCGTCGATGTGAGTTTTTCTGTTGAGGAAAGAAAAGACGGTATATGTGTGAGACTTAATTGA